One genomic window of Micromonospora sp. WMMD1128 includes the following:
- a CDS encoding class I SAM-dependent methyltransferase codes for MSSTSQCRVCGGTVNEFFDFGRQPLSDAFLEPDADLDGEFFFRLATGLCADCTMVQLMEEVPRDRMFHEAYPYHSSGSAYMRSHFESLAKRLLTTELTGDDPFVVEVGCNDGVMLRTLAESGVRHLGVEPSGGVADVAAAKGIRVRKSFFEESTAREIRAADGPADVIYAANTLCHIPYIASILTGVRALLAPTGVFVFEDPYLGDIVERASFDQIYDEHFFFFTARSVQQMAQRHDLELVDVERLPVHGGEVRYTLAIAGARTPTPAVADLLAEERARGLADRATLDGFGERVLRIRDDLTALLRRLRAEGKRVVGYGATAKSATVTNFCGIGPDLVSTVVDTTPAKQNRLTPGAHIPVVDAAAFADPYPDYALLFAWNHADEIQAKEQGFRAAGGRWIRYVPEVRID; via the coding sequence ATGTCGAGCACGTCCCAATGCCGCGTGTGCGGCGGCACGGTCAACGAGTTCTTCGACTTCGGGCGCCAGCCGCTGTCGGACGCCTTCCTGGAGCCCGACGCCGACCTCGACGGCGAGTTCTTCTTCCGGCTCGCCACCGGGCTCTGCGCGGACTGCACGATGGTGCAGCTGATGGAGGAGGTGCCCCGCGACCGGATGTTCCACGAGGCGTACCCGTACCACTCGTCCGGATCCGCCTACATGCGGTCGCATTTCGAGAGCCTGGCCAAGCGGCTGCTCACCACGGAGTTGACCGGCGACGACCCGTTCGTCGTGGAGGTCGGCTGCAACGACGGGGTGATGCTGCGGACGCTCGCCGAGTCCGGCGTACGCCACCTCGGCGTGGAGCCCTCCGGTGGCGTGGCCGACGTGGCCGCGGCGAAGGGGATCCGGGTCCGCAAGTCGTTCTTCGAGGAGTCGACGGCGCGTGAGATCCGGGCCGCCGACGGGCCGGCCGACGTCATCTACGCCGCCAACACGCTGTGCCACATCCCGTACATCGCGTCGATCCTGACCGGGGTGCGGGCACTGCTCGCCCCCACCGGCGTGTTCGTGTTCGAGGACCCCTACCTGGGCGACATCGTCGAGCGTGCCTCGTTCGACCAGATCTACGACGAGCACTTCTTCTTCTTCACCGCCCGCTCGGTGCAACAGATGGCGCAGCGGCACGACCTGGAGCTGGTCGACGTGGAGCGGCTGCCGGTGCACGGCGGCGAGGTGCGCTACACGCTCGCGATCGCCGGCGCCCGCACGCCCACGCCGGCCGTCGCCGACCTGCTCGCCGAGGAGCGGGCGCGCGGGCTCGCCGACCGGGCCACCCTGGACGGCTTCGGCGAGCGGGTGCTGCGGATCCGGGACGACCTGACCGCGCTGCTGCGCCGGCTGCGGGCCGAGGGCAAGCGGGTCGTCGGCTACGGCGCCACCGCCAAGAGCGCGACCGTGACCAACTTCTGCGGCATCGGCCCGGACCTGGTGTCGACGGTCGTCGACACCACCCCGGCGAAGCAGAACCGGCTCACCCCCGGGGCGCACATCCCGGTGGTCGACGCGGCGGCCTTCGCCGATCCGTACCCGGACTACGCGCTGCTGTTCGCGTGGAACCACGCCGACGAGATCCAGGCCAAGGAGCAGGGGTTCCGGGCGGCCGGCGGCCGGTGGATCCGGTACGTCCCCGAGGTACGGATCGACTGA
- a CDS encoding tryptophan halogenase family protein: MIRNVVIVGGGTAGWMTASYLKAAFADRIDVTLIESAQVSRIGVGEATFSTLRHFFDYLGLDEADWLPRCAGGYKLGIRFENWNRPGEHFYHPFERLRMVDGFSLADWWLALGDRSRPFDEACFLTRALCEAKRSPRMRDGSLFTAGLDGRLGRSTLDEQRAQFPYAYHFDADEVARYLAEYATARGVRHVVDNVAHVARDERGWIGHVVTDGHGTIDGDLFVDCTGFRGLLINQTLGTPFESFQDVLPNNRAVAVRVPREDATEMSPYTTATAMSAGWMWTIPLFRRNGNGYVYSDEFISPEEAEKELRAAVAPGRDDVPANHIRMRIGRNRESWVHNCVAIGLSSAFVEPLESTGIFFIQHGIEQLVRYFPDERWDPVQIAAYNDRVGRAVDGVKEFLVLHYRAAQREDTPYWKEAKRRRLPDGLAERMELAGSRLLDEETIYPYYHGFESYSWNAMNLGLGHVPTAPAPALRHLDPARAHAEFARLRAEGEALVAALPSCYEYLAGLND; encoded by the coding sequence ATGATCCGAAACGTGGTCATCGTCGGCGGCGGGACGGCCGGATGGATGACGGCCAGCTACCTCAAGGCGGCGTTCGCCGACCGCATCGACGTGACGCTCATCGAATCCGCCCAGGTCTCGCGCATCGGCGTGGGCGAGGCGACCTTCAGCACCCTGCGGCACTTCTTCGACTACCTGGGCCTGGACGAGGCGGACTGGCTGCCCCGCTGCGCCGGCGGCTACAAGCTGGGCATCCGGTTCGAGAACTGGAACCGCCCGGGCGAGCACTTCTACCACCCGTTCGAGCGCCTGCGGATGGTCGACGGGTTCTCGCTCGCCGACTGGTGGCTCGCCCTGGGCGACCGCAGCCGGCCCTTCGACGAGGCGTGTTTCCTCACCCGGGCCCTCTGCGAAGCGAAACGCTCCCCGCGGATGCGGGACGGCTCGCTGTTCACCGCGGGCCTGGACGGCCGACTCGGCCGGTCCACCCTGGACGAGCAGCGCGCGCAGTTCCCGTACGCCTACCACTTCGACGCCGACGAGGTGGCCCGCTACCTGGCCGAGTACGCCACGGCGCGCGGGGTGCGGCACGTGGTCGACAACGTGGCGCACGTGGCCCGCGACGAGCGTGGCTGGATCGGCCACGTGGTGACCGACGGGCACGGGACGATCGACGGCGACCTCTTCGTCGACTGCACCGGATTCCGCGGCCTGCTGATCAACCAGACGCTCGGCACCCCGTTCGAGTCGTTCCAGGACGTGCTGCCCAACAACCGCGCGGTCGCGGTGCGGGTGCCCCGCGAGGACGCGACCGAGATGAGCCCCTACACCACGGCGACCGCGATGAGCGCCGGCTGGATGTGGACCATTCCGCTGTTCCGCCGCAACGGCAACGGCTACGTCTACTCCGACGAGTTCATCAGCCCGGAGGAGGCGGAGAAGGAGCTGCGCGCCGCCGTCGCCCCCGGCCGCGACGACGTGCCGGCCAACCACATCCGGATGCGGATCGGCCGCAACCGGGAGTCCTGGGTGCACAACTGCGTCGCCATCGGCCTGTCCAGCGCGTTCGTGGAACCGCTGGAGTCCACCGGGATCTTCTTCATCCAGCACGGCATCGAGCAGCTGGTGCGCTACTTCCCGGACGAGCGCTGGGACCCGGTGCAGATCGCCGCCTACAACGACCGGGTCGGGCGGGCCGTCGACGGGGTCAAGGAGTTCCTGGTCCTGCACTACCGGGCCGCGCAGCGCGAGGACACGCCGTACTGGAAGGAGGCCAAGCGACGCCGGCTGCCCGACGGCCTGGCGGAGCGGATGGAGCTCGCCGGCTCGCGTCTGCTCGACGAGGAGACGATCTACCCGTACTACCACGGGTTCGAGAGCTACTCCTGGAACGCGATGAACCTCGGGCTGGGGCACGTGCCGACGGCGCCGGCGCCGGCCCTGCGGCACCTCGACCCGGCCCGCGCCCACGCCGAGTTCGCGCGGCTCCGAGCCGAGGGCGAGGCGCTCGTGGCCGCGCTGCCCAGCTGTTACGAGTACCTCGCCGGGCTCAACGACTAA
- a CDS encoding flavin reductase family protein gives MTTLSSDDVSAAQPGHPGPPHGFRTFMRGYVTGVAVVTSTGADDQPHGLTCNSLASVTMDPPTLLVCLDTCSGTLAAIRERDSFMVNLLHAAARQTAELFAAPRPDRFGAVAWRLSPRRALPWLAEDAFAAAECDVVDLRTVGDHVVVFGRVVEATGGEGRPLLYGRRSYLEAR, from the coding sequence ATGACCACCCTTTCGTCCGACGACGTGTCGGCGGCGCAGCCCGGCCACCCGGGCCCGCCGCACGGGTTCCGCACCTTCATGCGCGGCTACGTCACCGGCGTCGCGGTCGTCACCTCGACCGGCGCCGACGACCAGCCGCACGGGCTGACCTGCAACTCGTTGGCCAGCGTGACGATGGACCCGCCCACGCTGCTGGTCTGCCTCGACACGTGCAGCGGCACCCTGGCGGCCATCCGTGAGCGCGACAGCTTCATGGTCAACCTGCTGCACGCCGCGGCCCGGCAGACGGCGGAGCTGTTCGCCGCGCCGCGGCCGGACCGCTTCGGCGCGGTGGCGTGGCGGTTGTCGCCGCGGCGCGCGCTGCCCTGGCTGGCCGAGGACGCGTTCGCCGCCGCCGAGTGCGACGTGGTCGACCTGCGGACCGTCGGCGACCACGTCGTCGTCTTCGGTCGGGTGGTCGAGGCCACCGGCGGCGAGGGCCGCCCGCTGCTCTACGGCCGCCGCTCCTACCTGGAGGCCCGGTGA
- a CDS encoding cation:proton antiporter — translation MSDGAQTVGGGRRGRLVVAAGAAVLAGIGALWGTDLVDVGPVDPLTRFLLAVAVILAGCHLLGELMRRLGQPAVLGEILGGLLLGPSALGLLSPGLHRWLFPPDVLVNLDRMAQLGLVVFMFLLGCELRTGGARRPRAIGLVVLGGMGLPVVAGFGLALAAEPVLRGAGAPVPAYALFLGLALAVTALPVLARILVDLRLDRSRTGALALSAAAAGDGVAWLALTVILAAATSGADVRSVTGAAVHLALVLVLFLCLRPVLAAIVRRAGSERMLVVVLVVGAIAFAALTQLVGLHPFVGAFLFGVAVPRRSPVVERINHQLQGFTLTILLPLFFAGVGLAASVGLLGGDPGHWLLFLGVLAVATVTKVAGAGGGARLAGLPARDAVRVGVLMNCRGVTELVVASIGLRSGLVNELGFTILVLTAVVTTAMTAPLVRALARDDAASADPAALSDRLHERTSR, via the coding sequence GTGAGCGACGGCGCGCAGACCGTCGGGGGCGGCCGGCGGGGCCGGCTGGTCGTCGCCGCCGGGGCCGCGGTGCTCGCCGGCATCGGGGCGCTGTGGGGCACCGACCTGGTCGACGTCGGGCCGGTCGACCCGCTCACCCGGTTCCTGCTCGCCGTCGCCGTGATCCTCGCCGGCTGCCACCTGCTCGGCGAGCTGATGCGCCGGCTGGGGCAGCCCGCGGTGCTCGGCGAGATCCTCGGCGGCCTGCTGCTCGGCCCGTCGGCGCTGGGTCTGCTCAGCCCCGGCCTGCACCGGTGGCTCTTCCCACCGGACGTGCTTGTCAACCTGGACCGGATGGCCCAGCTCGGTCTGGTCGTGTTCATGTTCCTGCTCGGCTGCGAGCTGCGCACCGGCGGGGCGCGGCGACCACGCGCCATCGGCCTGGTGGTGCTCGGCGGCATGGGCCTGCCGGTCGTCGCGGGCTTCGGCCTGGCCCTCGCGGCCGAGCCGGTGCTGCGCGGTGCCGGCGCGCCGGTGCCGGCGTACGCGCTCTTCCTCGGCCTCGCGCTCGCCGTCACCGCGCTGCCCGTACTGGCCCGCATCCTGGTCGACCTGCGACTGGACCGCAGCCGCACCGGAGCGCTGGCCCTGTCGGCGGCGGCGGCCGGCGACGGCGTCGCCTGGCTGGCGCTGACGGTGATCCTCGCGGCGGCGACCTCCGGGGCCGACGTGCGCTCGGTGACCGGGGCGGCGGTCCACCTCGCCCTGGTGCTCGTGCTCTTCCTCTGCCTGCGGCCGGTGCTGGCGGCGATCGTGCGGCGCGCCGGCTCCGAGCGGATGCTCGTCGTCGTCCTGGTCGTCGGCGCCATCGCGTTCGCGGCGCTGACCCAGCTGGTCGGCCTGCACCCGTTCGTCGGCGCCTTCCTCTTCGGCGTCGCGGTGCCGCGTCGGTCGCCGGTGGTGGAGCGGATCAACCACCAGCTCCAGGGCTTCACCCTGACGATCCTGCTGCCCCTGTTCTTCGCCGGGGTCGGCCTGGCCGCCTCGGTGGGCCTGCTCGGCGGCGACCCCGGCCACTGGCTGCTCTTCCTCGGCGTGCTCGCGGTCGCGACGGTGACGAAGGTGGCCGGCGCCGGCGGCGGCGCCCGGCTCGCCGGCCTGCCGGCACGCGACGCGGTACGGGTCGGCGTGCTGATGAACTGCCGGGGCGTCACCGAGCTGGTCGTCGCCAGCATCGGCCTGCGCTCCGGCCTGGTCAACGAGCTCGGCTTCACCATCCTGGTGCTCACCGCCGTGGTGACCACCGCGATGACGGCGCCGCTGGTCCGCGCGCTGGCCCGCGACGACGCCGCGTCGGCCGATCCGGCCGCCCTCTCTGACCGACTCCACGAACGGACAAGTCGATGA
- the rfbA gene encoding glucose-1-phosphate thymidylyltransferase RfbA, protein MNGIVLAGGSGTRLYPLTLATSKQLLAVYDKPMVYYPMSVLMLAGIRDILIISNPPSIPALRALFGDGSHLGLHITYAEQQEPRGIAEAFLIGADHIAGEPCALVLGDNIFHGAGFPQLLRSSREELDGCMLFGYPVSDPYRYGIGEVDASGALVSIEEKPAHPRSDNAITGLYFYDSDVVEIARELVPSPRGELEITDVNLAYLKQGRARLQRLGRGFTWLDAGTHDSMLAASQYVQVIEKRQGVRVACLEEIALRMGYIDAEACHRLGVEARNSDYGRYLLELAETVG, encoded by the coding sequence ATGAATGGAATAGTGCTCGCCGGCGGGAGCGGAACCCGGCTCTACCCGCTCACCCTGGCGACGTCCAAGCAACTGCTCGCGGTCTACGACAAGCCGATGGTCTACTACCCGATGTCGGTGCTGATGCTGGCCGGCATCCGCGACATCCTGATCATCTCCAACCCGCCCAGCATCCCGGCGCTGCGGGCGTTGTTCGGCGACGGCTCGCACCTGGGCCTGCACATCACCTACGCCGAGCAGCAGGAGCCGCGGGGCATCGCCGAGGCGTTCCTGATCGGCGCCGACCACATCGCCGGCGAGCCGTGCGCGCTCGTCCTCGGCGACAACATCTTCCACGGCGCGGGGTTCCCGCAGCTGCTGCGCTCCTCACGGGAGGAACTGGACGGCTGCATGCTGTTCGGCTACCCGGTGTCCGACCCCTACCGCTACGGCATCGGCGAGGTCGACGCGTCCGGCGCCCTGGTCTCGATCGAGGAGAAGCCGGCCCACCCGCGGTCGGACAACGCGATCACCGGGCTGTATTTCTACGACTCCGACGTCGTCGAGATCGCCCGCGAGCTGGTGCCCTCGCCCCGGGGCGAGCTGGAGATCACCGACGTCAACCTGGCCTACCTCAAGCAGGGCCGGGCCCGGCTGCAACGCCTCGGGCGCGGCTTCACCTGGCTGGACGCCGGCACGCACGACTCGATGCTCGCCGCCAGCCAGTACGTGCAGGTGATCGAGAAGCGCCAGGGCGTGCGGGTGGCGTGCCTGGAGGAGATCGCCCTGCGGATGGGCTACATCGACGCGGAGGCGTGCCACCGGCTCGGGGTGGAGGCCCGCAACTCCGACTACGGGCGGTACCTGCTGGAGCTCGCGGAGACGGTCGGATGA
- a CDS encoding class I adenylate-forming enzyme family protein: protein MSYVDVAPASLLARGPADREVTEGAWRVRWDRVAGDPAELVRGHMTPDLDFHTSGSTGESLCWRRGREAAWREAGLLADLVAEDRPGAVVSFVPPVHIYGALATLLLPARLGAPVWYRKSFFGPMPEVESSRVLVVATPWIFTLLLQHLDWVRRFERVTVLHSSAMLPDTAGQLRAEVGGDRLGVVEILGSTETGGIATRRWATGAPGPWTLFPDVTFADRPEGAGSGEDSPLVVRSPRLAYRPGAAPPRQASTGDLVRRRDERTFDLVGRSSRLVKVNGRRVNLDDRERVLRAAIDCADLALVPVADPVIGEHVDLLVVAPGRTLADLDLAAGFAAMGMRPRKVHLVPGIDRSETGKLRYRQPTITADAEVAT, encoded by the coding sequence ATGAGCTACGTCGACGTCGCGCCGGCGAGCCTGCTGGCCCGGGGCCCGGCGGACCGCGAGGTGACCGAGGGGGCCTGGCGGGTCCGGTGGGACCGCGTGGCCGGCGACCCGGCGGAGCTGGTGCGCGGCCACATGACGCCGGACCTCGACTTCCACACCTCCGGCAGCACCGGGGAGAGCCTCTGCTGGCGGCGTGGCCGCGAGGCGGCCTGGCGGGAGGCGGGCCTGCTCGCCGACCTGGTCGCCGAGGACCGGCCCGGCGCGGTGGTGTCGTTCGTGCCACCGGTGCACATCTACGGCGCGCTGGCCACGTTGTTGCTGCCGGCCCGCCTCGGCGCGCCGGTCTGGTACCGCAAGTCGTTCTTCGGGCCGATGCCCGAGGTGGAGTCGTCGCGGGTGCTCGTGGTCGCCACGCCGTGGATCTTCACCCTGCTGTTGCAGCACCTCGACTGGGTGCGCCGCTTCGAGCGGGTGACCGTGCTGCACAGCAGCGCCATGCTGCCGGACACCGCCGGTCAGCTCCGGGCCGAGGTGGGCGGGGACCGGCTGGGCGTGGTGGAGATCCTCGGCTCGACCGAGACCGGCGGGATCGCCACCCGCCGGTGGGCCACCGGCGCGCCCGGCCCGTGGACGCTCTTCCCGGACGTCACGTTCGCGGACCGACCCGAGGGCGCCGGGTCGGGGGAGGACAGCCCGCTCGTCGTACGCAGCCCGCGCCTGGCGTACCGGCCGGGTGCGGCGCCGCCCCGGCAGGCCAGCACCGGCGACCTGGTCCGGCGCCGCGACGAGCGGACCTTCGACCTGGTCGGCCGCAGCAGCCGGCTGGTGAAGGTGAACGGCCGCCGGGTCAACCTCGACGACCGGGAACGGGTGCTGCGCGCCGCGATCGACTGCGCCGACCTGGCGCTCGTGCCGGTGGCCGACCCGGTGATCGGCGAGCACGTCGACCTGCTGGTCGTCGCGCCCGGGCGGACGCTCGCCGACCTCGACCTCGCCGCCGGGTTCGCCGCCATGGGGATGCGTCCCCGCAAGGTTCATCTGGTGCCCGGGATCGACCGGTCCGAGACCGGCAAGCTGCGGTACCGCCAGCCGACAATCACCGCCGACGCGGAGGTAGCGACGTGA